AACAGACGCACGAGATTCCACCATTACGATGACAGCAGCCATAGTGAGGTATGGCTTCAGGAGCTGAGAGAGAACTGCGTACGGCTCAAGCATTGTCTAGCAGTCGACGGCAGCCTCTGGATGCATATTGACGATGCAGAGATGCCTGCGGCGAGAGTGATGCTCGACGAGATATTTGGTAACAAGAACTTTGTGGCCACGATAGTTTGGCAAAAGACTGTAAGTCGTGATAATAGAACGGCAATCTCTACGACTCACGAGTACATTCTCGTCTATGCATTTGATAAGAAGTTATGGTCTAAGAGTCGTCATAAGCTGCCGGCAACAGAGGAGCAACGATCAAGGTACAGGAACCTTGATGGAGACCCGAGAGGCCCATGGACATCAGGCGACCTTACTGCCAAAGCGGGTCCGGGCCGGCGCAAGGAGCAATTCTATAGTATCGAAACGCCCTCTGGCCGTGTCGTATCCCCAGCGACCGGTACCTGCTGGCGGTTCACACGGGAGCGTCTAGACGAGCTCATTGCTGATGGCAGGATTGACTTTGGCACGGGGAACAAGATGCCGCGACTTAAAAGGTTCCTAAGCGAAATTGACCCGGGTCTCGTGCCGGATACATGGTGGGAGGGTGTGACGGTTGGCACGGCAGATAGTGCGAAGCGTCATTTGAAGTCGCTGTTTCCGAAGCTAGTTCCGTTCGAAACACCCAAGCCTGAAGAGCTTACGGCGCGGATACTTCATATCGCAACAGATCCGGGCGACCTGGTAATCGACGTTTATGGCGGATCTGGAACGACAGCTGCGGTGGCGGAGAAGATGAGCCGTCGGTGGTTGACCTCGGAGCGAGAGGAAAAAACCTTCTTCGAGTTTACGCTGCCAAGGCTCAAAATGGTTGTTGAAGGCCGCGACCCAGGAGGCGTAAGCGAGAAGTACAACTGGGCCCTTGGACGTCAATTCGAAGTCATTGTGTAAGGCAGTTCCTCAGGAATGACTGCATCTCGCTCCGTAGCATCTCAATTCCTTTCTTCGTGGAGAACGATCCTAGGCCTACCTTCGCAATTGAGACGACTTGCGGGTTGCCTTCAGCGACCGGCGTGTAAGCCCGATGCGATATGCCGTCATCTGACGTCGGATACATGAGAGCTACATGCCGCACGCTACTTACAAGGCCTGCCGATAGCACCTGATAGAAGTCGATATTCTTGGGGTGCTCACCCAGCGTTTTGTATTTGGCGTCCGCATGCAGTACATGATGCTTTCCGCGCCGAACTGTTATGTCTGGCGTCGTGCGGGTTGTCTGTATAGTGCCGGAGAATACCGTGGTTGCAAGTGGCAAACTCTCCTTTGTTACCGATAGTCCGAGAGGCCGAGCAGCCTCTGCAAAGAGACGGCGGACAGCACGCTCAAAGAGATTCTCAGAATCCCATAAGAACCCCGGCAATGTCAGCTCACCCGATTCGTAAGCCACTTGGCGATCGTCAGCGAGCATCTTCGCGATCTCAACGGCGTGAGCTAGGTGCGGATGGTGGCGACGAGCTGACGGCACGACGGCTCTCCGAGTCCAAGATGATTGTACGTTTGGTAGCTCGCCAGCCCAAGATCTAAGTTGTTGTCTTCTACCAGGATCCTCGACGGTCAGCTCTAATTGGTTGCCCGCCCACTTGAGAAGCCTGTTGGTAGGCACATCGCGCGTCAGCTGAGATGCCATTACACCGAGCTGTCCCGTGACCGGAAGTAGCCGCTTGTAGTCCCTTGGGTCCAATCGACCACGTAGGAAGGGGCTGCGGAACCGCCGCTCGCTGTACCCCAGCGGATAGCCACGAGCGCTGGCTCCTCTCAATGCGCCAAGAAATAGCTCCGCGATAACGTCTGCAATGCCTTCCTCGTCGGCAGATGTCCCGCTCGCGTCAGACAAGGTTTCTATGCCATGCCCATAAGCTAGGAAGCGCCACATGGCGGACCGCCAGCCCGCTCCACGCGAGGCACGGTTTATGAATTTTGGAGCGATCTCGACGCTTAGCTTCCCGATCTTCACAAAGCCGGCAACTCCCCGAGCCGACAGGAGGTAATTGCCTGCTGGTGAGGGCAGTAGCCGAAGAGGCTCCTCTCGCAGCTTCAGCGACTTCCGCCAAAAGGCGCTTGCCTCTGCAATAGCGACTGTCTCCGAGCTCGAGAGTCTTAGCGTGACGGGCTCGCCGTTCTCTGTTAACTCCATTATAGCGCAAGGCTTTGTAATACTCGAACTGCGTGAGCTTCTCCCAAGTGTCGAAGTGGCACCAGGTCTAGCGCGCCCCGAACTGGGGCATCGTCCCCGAGACGTTGCCGATCGCGGAATGCAGGTTGGGTCTCGGAGCCGGGCTCGATCTTCAAGATATCTCGTAGCGCATCCAGCCGACCAGTATACCGATCGATGATCTGGGGAAGGATGGCGGTATCCCAAGCCATGGCCAACGCGCTCCATCTGGCTTCAGGAGCGGCCCTCACTATCGGCCACACAAGGGAATGCCCGATCTCGAAATCATCACCCAAATCCGCGGCGATGTGGCTATTTATCCGGTCCAGCATGAGGATCGTGGTCTCTTCTGGACTGAGCGTGCCTAGCTCTTCGGCTCCCTTCCTGACAGCAGAAGCCTTTTCACTCAGAGTGCCTAGGTCAACCGAAAGGCGTGACGCAAGCAGCTCTACATTAGGTCGCATTTCGATGCGGTGGAACCTTCTTGTCAAAGCTGAGTCCAGCGGAAGTGCCGCCTTATCCACCGAGTTCATCGTTGCAAGTAAGTATACGTGCTCAGGAAAAGTCCAATCATCAGGCAAAGAATGCGCATCTCCGCCTCTCAGCATTCTAATCTGTTCCGATCTGCCATTAGTATACTCAACTCCTGGCAAGCTTACTTTTAAAGCGCGGCTATTTATTGTGCCAGAT
The nucleotide sequence above comes from Sphingosinicella sp. BN140058. Encoded proteins:
- a CDS encoding site-specific DNA-methyltransferase; the encoded protein is MLCSGLQWIFDNVLNLRNDFHAVPSLLEAGRSVLAHGRAEDLLQAVHWSPGLARLVLIDPPYNRRTRFHHYDDSSHSEVWLQELRENCVRLKHCLAVDGSLWMHIDDAEMPAARVMLDEIFGNKNFVATIVWQKTVSRDNRTAISTTHEYILVYAFDKKLWSKSRHKLPATEEQRSRYRNLDGDPRGPWTSGDLTAKAGPGRRKEQFYSIETPSGRVVSPATGTCWRFTRERLDELIADGRIDFGTGNKMPRLKRFLSEIDPGLVPDTWWEGVTVGTADSAKRHLKSLFPKLVPFETPKPEELTARILHIATDPGDLVIDVYGGSGTTAAVAEKMSRRWLTSEREEKTFFEFTLPRLKMVVEGRDPGGVSEKYNWALGRQFEVIV
- a CDS encoding AAA family ATPase translates to MSIDLVQQIISALAIDKNVLLSGPPGTGKTWVVSEVIARLAARGAAGGRPTLRLGSTDQQFGTAASQTSDEIPINIAVEWVTFHQSYSYEEFILGRRPKPEGSGIVLEPHFGLLMTLAVRVHEPNGPDGCLLIIDELNRANTSQVFGEFITLLDPEYRATRSGTINSRALKVSLPGVEYTNGRSEQIRMLRGGDAHSLPDDWTFPEHVYLLATMNSVDKAALPLDSALTRRFHRIEMRPNVELLASRLSVDLGTLSEKASAVRKGAEELGTLSPEETTILMLDRINSHIAADLGDDFEIGHSLVWPIVRAAPEARWSALAMAWDTAILPQIIDRYTGRLDALRDILKIEPGSETQPAFRDRQRLGDDAPVRGALDLVPLRHLGEAHAVRVLQSLAL